Within the bacterium genome, the region CCGATGGCCGCCAGCATCTTGTCCAGCAGCTGCCCGGCCGCGCCGACAAAGGGCTCGCCTCTCAAATCCTCCTGCTCCCCGGGCGCCTCGCCCACGATGACAAGATCGGCCGTGGGCGAACCCACGCCGAACACACTGCATGTGCGGCTCTTGCCCAGCTCGCAGCGCCGGCAGACGGTGGCGGCCAGGCGCACCTCCTCCAGGCTCTTCCAGCTTGGCAGGAAGACGGCCGGGACCGGTGGCGGGGGTGGCGCGGGCGAGGGGCCGGACGCCGTGGCGGCGGGTCGTGCCAGGGACAGGGGCGCGGATTCCGGCTGGCCGACCACTGATGGGGCCGCCTTGGCGCGCGCCATGGCCAGCAGGCCGGCGTGGCGGAAGAGACGCGGGTCCACCCCGGGCGGCAGAGGCAGGGGTCCGAAGGGGGCCTGCTCCTCCAGCAGCTCCAACAGGCGGTCCTTGACGCGCCCGCTCATGGCCGGGCCGGCAGAAGGCGGGCGGCCTGGAGCAGGATCTCCCGCGCGGCGTCAAGTTTGTCCAGCAAGGGCAGCTCGGCGCAGGTGCCGTCCCGCGCCAGGATCGTCACCTCATTGGTGGTGGAGCCGAAGGCGGAGCCGGGACGCCGGGGATTGTTCAGGCAGATGAGGTCCAGATCCTTGCGGCGCAGCTTGTCCAGGGCCAGGGCGCGGGCCTGGGCGGAATCCTCCTCCACCTCCAGGGCGAAGCCCACATGGACGCGCCCTTGGCGGCCGGGCAGCCCGGCCAGCGAGGCGAGGATGTCCTCGGTGGGATGGAGAACAAGTTCCCAGGCGGCTCCGTCCTTCTTGCGCTTGCCCGGATGCGATTCCGGCCGGTAGTCGGCCACCGCCGCGCACATCACCACCAGATCCGCCGTGGCGGACAGCTCCTTCATGGCCTCGGCCATGGCGGCGGCGCTGCGCACGTCGGTGCGGCAGACGCCCAGCGGCGTGGGCCAGGGGACCGGCCCGGCCACCAGGCTCACCTCGGCGCCCATGCGCTGGGCCATCCGCGCCAGGGCGAAGCCCATCCTGCCGCTGGAGCGGTTGCTGAGGACGCGCACCTCGTCGATCTCCTCCACCGTCGGGCCGGCGCTGACCAGCACGCGCCGACCGCTCAGCTCCCCGCTGCGGAGGGCGAGCCAATCCAGCCATTCAAGAATCGTCTCCGGCTCGGCCATGCGGCCGGCGCCGGTCTCTCCGCAGGCCAGCCAGCCGGATCCGGGCGGCACCAGCTGGTGCCCGTCCGCCTCCAATTGGGCGCAGGCCCGGCGGATGGCCGGATTGTCCCACATGCGGTGGTTCATGGCCGGCGCGAAGAGGATGGGCCGGTCGAAGGCGCAGAGCAGGGTGGAAAGGAAGTCGTCGGCGATGCCGGCGGCGGCCTTGGCCAGGATGTTGGCCGTGGCCGGGGCCACCACCACATGGTCGGCCCAGGCCGACAGGTCGATGTGCTCGGCGCCGTCGACCCGGTACTCGGCGAAGGGGTCCGCCGCCACCGGGTGTCCCGACAGGGTGGAGAAGGTCAACGGGCCCACGAACTGGGCCGCATGACGGGTCATCACCACCCGCACATCGCAACCAGCGTCCACCAGCCGCCTCAGCAGCAGGCAGGACTTGTAGGCCGCGATCCCGCCGGTGACGCCCAGCAGGACCTTGCGGCTAGCGGCTCTCTCCATCGACCGGGTCCAGGTAATCGAAAGCGGTTTTGCCATCCAGCATCTCCCGCATGGCCTGAACGGTGGGCTTGGTGAAGGCGGGCAGCTCGATCTCCTCCGGTTCCTCAGGAGCGTCCTCGCTCAGGTTGAGCGTGGCCTGATACTCCTCGTGGATGCGGGAGAGGATGGACTTCTGGTGTTCGTTCACCTGGCGCGCGCGCAGGCCCATCACGAGGATGGCCTCGTAGACGTTCTGGTTGCGCTGCTCCAGGTCTTCCTTGGTCGTGTCATGCATGATGCGCATGCCGTTCCTCCAGGTTGTTCGCGGCCGGCAGGAAGGCCTCCAGGCAGCCGCGCAGGGCATGATAGCTTGTCTCCAAATCATCGTTGACCACCAGGCGGTCGAAGCGCGAGGCCAGCGCCAGCTCCTCGCGGCTGCGCTGCAGGCGAATGCGGATCTGCTCCTCGCTCTCGCTGCGCCGCAGGCGGAGGCGCTCCTCCAGGGCGGCCAGGGAGGGCGGGGCGATGAAAACGAGCAGGGCCTCGGGATAGAGATGCTTGAGGGTGAGCGCCCCCTTCACATCCACGTCGAAAAGGACGTGCCGGCCGGCCTGGCGCAGACGCTCGATCTCCTCCTTCATGGTGCCGTATCGATGGGCGTGGAGGGCCTCCCACTCGGCGAAGTCGCCCCTCTCCACCCGCCGCGTGAATTCAGCCTCGTCCAGGAAGTAATACTCCCGCCCCTCCACCTCGCCCGGCCGGGGGGGGCGGGTGGTGCAGGAAACGGCGAAAGCGAAGACGGGATGTTCCTTCAGCAGGCGCTTGAGCAGAGTGCTCTTGCCCGCGCCGGAAGGCCCCGCCACGACCACAAGGCCGCCCGTCTCCCGTCCGGCGCCAGCCGGCTTCCTGTTCATCCCGGGTTGACTCATCACTCGACGTTCTGCACCTGCTCGCGGATGCGCTCCACCTCTTCCTTGATCTGCACGACCAAGTGGGTGATCGTCGTGTCCGGCGATTTGGAGCTGACCGTGTTGGCCTCGCGCACCAGCTCCTGCAGAATGAAGCCCAATTTGGAGCCGGCCGGCTGCCCGCTGGCCAAGGTCTGGCGGAACAGGTCCACATGGCTGCGGAAGCGCGTGATCTCCTCCGAGATGTCCTGCTTGTCCAGCATGAGGGCGACTTCCATCTCAAAGCGCTCGGGGCGAAGCTCGGAACCCTCCAGCAGGCGGGCCAGCCGTTCCTGCAACTGGCGGCGGATCTCAGGCCGGTTCCGCTCCCAGGCCTGCGCCACGCCGGCGAACAACGCCTCGATGCGCGCCAGGCGCTGGATGAAATCCTCGTGGAGGGCGGCCCCCTCCCGGCGGCGCGTCTCCTGGAAAGCCGCCAGGGACTGGGCCAAGGCCTCGCGGGCCACCGCCCACAGCTCCTCGTTCTCCCCCGATCCCTCGTTGGAAGCCAGGACGCCGTCCAGCCCCAGCAGCTCGCGGCTGCCCAGGTTGTCCGGCACTTGCAGGCGCTCGGACAATTGGCGGGCGGCGTCGCGGTAGGCGCGGGCCAGCCCCTCGTCCACCTCGACCCGG harbors:
- a CDS encoding uracil-DNA glycosylase — encoded protein: MSGRVKDRLLELLEEQAPFGPLPLPPGVDPRLFRHAGLLAMARAKAAPSVVGQPESAPLSLARPAATASGPSPAPPPPPVPAVFLPSWKSLEEVRLAATVCRRCELGKSRTCSVFGVGSPTADLVIVGEAPGEQEDLRGEPFVGAAGQLLDKMLAAIGFARQDVYICNTLKCRPPINRDPLPGELAACRTLLDHQLHFLQPKLMLALGRVAARALLGGEATLAAMRGREHVFNGRPLRASYHPAALLRNQQWKRPAWEDLQALQRRYAELGGRPGTLTPSA
- the coaBC gene encoding bifunctional phosphopantothenoylcysteine decarboxylase/phosphopantothenate--cysteine ligase CoaBC, whose translation is MERAASRKVLLGVTGGIAAYKSCLLLRRLVDAGCDVRVVMTRHAAQFVGPLTFSTLSGHPVAADPFAEYRVDGAEHIDLSAWADHVVVAPATANILAKAAAGIADDFLSTLLCAFDRPILFAPAMNHRMWDNPAIRRACAQLEADGHQLVPPGSGWLACGETGAGRMAEPETILEWLDWLALRSGELSGRRVLVSAGPTVEEIDEVRVLSNRSSGRMGFALARMAQRMGAEVSLVAGPVPWPTPLGVCRTDVRSAAAMAEAMKELSATADLVVMCAAVADYRPESHPGKRKKDGAAWELVLHPTEDILASLAGLPGRQGRVHVGFALEVEEDSAQARALALDKLRRKDLDLICLNNPRRPGSAFGSTTNEVTILARDGTCAELPLLDKLDAAREILLQAARLLPARP
- a CDS encoding DNA-directed RNA polymerase subunit omega — encoded protein: MRIMHDTTKEDLEQRNQNVYEAILVMGLRARQVNEHQKSILSRIHEEYQATLNLSEDAPEEPEEIELPAFTKPTVQAMREMLDGKTAFDYLDPVDGESR
- the gmk gene encoding guanylate kinase is translated as MNRKPAGAGRETGGLVVVAGPSGAGKSTLLKRLLKEHPVFAFAVSCTTRPPRPGEVEGREYYFLDEAEFTRRVERGDFAEWEALHAHRYGTMKEEIERLRQAGRHVLFDVDVKGALTLKHLYPEALLVFIAPPSLAALEERLRLRRSESEEQIRIRLQRSREELALASRFDRLVVNDDLETSYHALRGCLEAFLPAANNLEERHAHHA
- a CDS encoding YicC/YloC family endoribonuclease; this encodes MIQSMTGFGRAAVNGTGYLVQAELSSLNNRYLEVGLKLPRTLLSYQHPLRELLKQAISRGKLSLYMSVTRTAAAQIRVEVDEGLARAYRDAARQLSERLQVPDNLGSRELLGLDGVLASNEGSGENEELWAVAREALAQSLAAFQETRRREGAALHEDFIQRLARIEALFAGVAQAWERNRPEIRRQLQERLARLLEGSELRPERFEMEVALMLDKQDISEEITRFRSHVDLFRQTLASGQPAGSKLGFILQELVREANTVSSKSPDTTITHLVVQIKEEVERIREQVQNVE